The genomic window GCCGAGCCCGACGAGGAGACGCTGCGCGCCCTGCACAAGGCCATCGCCGGTGTCGGCACCGACATGGCCGAGCTGCGCTTCAACACCGCCATCGCCAAGATCACCGAGCTGAACAACCACCTGACCAGGTCCGGCGCCCCGGTGCCGCGCACGGTCGCCGAACAGCTGGTGCTGCTGATCGCCCCGCTGGCGCCGCACATCGCCGAGGAACTGTGGTCCAGGCTGGGCCACGGCACCTCCCTGGCCGGCGCCGGCTTCCCGGTCGCCGACCCGGCCCTGGCCCAGGACCCCGCGGTGATCTGCGTCGTCCAGATCAAGGGCAAGGTCAAGGCGCGCCTGGAGGTTCCCCCGACCATCCCGGACGCCGACCTGGAGGCGCTGGCCCTGGCCGATCCCGCTGTGGTGGCGGCCCTGGGCGGTGCGGCGGTGCGCAAGGTGATCGTCCGGGCGCCGAAGCTGGTCAACATCGTCGTCTGACGCCGGCCGGCGTCGCCGTCCGAGGACGCCCACCCCTTAGGGGCAGGCCGGGGGATCCGCCGGATTCCACCGGCCTGCCCCTTGCGGTTACCGTGGAGGAAGCAGCTCGCCGCGTCCCGGCCGCCCCAAGGGCTCCCGGGACCGTCAGACCCCCAGGAGGAGCCGCCCGTGGAAACCGCCGGCATCATCGTCCTCCTGCTCGTGCTGATCTTCGCGTCGCTCGCCACGATCGCCACCTTCCGCACCGTCCGCGCGGTCAAGCGCGGAGTGGCCCGCGGCACGGCCCAGGCCCGCAGGCTGGTCGAGGACACCCAGCTCAAGGCCCGCCGCTACACGACACCGGGTGTCGGGGGCGAGGTGGCCCAGCTGCGGATCGACCTGAGAACCGCCATCGACGCGACATTCGCCGCCCTGGACGAGCGCCATCCCGACGACGCCGCCCTCGCCGAGGCCGCCGCACTGCTGGCCCGCCTCAACGACCACGCGCGTGCCCTGGACGGCGAGCTCAAACTGCTCGAACGCGAGCCCGACAAGTCCCGTGTCGCGGCCCGCCTCCCCGAGCTGACCACCCGCGTCCACCACGTCACCCACTCCGCCGACTCGCTGCGCTGGGCCGCCCAGGACCGCGCCCACCACGCCACCACCGACGACCTGGCCGCGCTGACCGACCAGATCGCCATCGAGTCCGCCGCCCTCCGCCACTGGACCCCCGCGCAGCCGCCGAAGCTGCCCTCGCCGGGCGAATAGGCCCTGCGAGGTGGTGGATCCGGACCCCGTCCGGCCCGCCCGCCCGCCGGCACGGGCGCCACTCGCGGGCCGTGGCCGTGAACCCCGCATCGATCGTCGGGAAACAAGGAAGGGGCTCTGCGGCCCCGCGCACGGCTGTGCGCACGCCCATGGCGGAGGTTTCCGGCCCGATGAACAGCGCTGTTGCCCACGAAGACGCTCTCCGCCGCGAAGACGGCCCCTGCGATGAAGGCGTCCCCCGCGGCGACGCCCCACCGGAGCCCGCGCCGCCCGGAACCCGCCCGCAGCGGCCGCGGCGGCTGTACGTCCTGGACGGACTCCGGCTCCTCGCCGCGCTGATGGTCGTGGCGTTCCACTACCTCGGCTACGACGACTGGTTCCGCTCGCCCTGGGGGGCGTCCACCGCCACGGTCTTCCCGACCGCGCATTCCGTCGCCGCCTACGGCTGGCTCGGCGTGGAACTCTTCTTCCTGATCAGCGGCTTCGTCATCTGCCTGTCGTGCTGGGGGCGCACCCTCCGGCAGTTCGCCGTCTCCCGTTTCGTACGCCTCTTCCCGGCGTACTGGTTCGCGATCGCCGTGACCTCGGCGGTCATGGTGCTGCGTCCCGGGGGCTGGGAGCTCCATCCGAACACCGTCCTGGCCAACTTCACCATGCTCCAGGAGCCCATGGGACTGCGGGACGTGGACGGCGTGTACTGGTCACTGTGGGTGGAGCTGCGCTTCTACCTGCTCTTCGGCATCGTCGCGGCCATGGGCCTGACCTACCGCCGCGTCGTCGGCTTCTGCGCCGCGTGGCTGCTGGCCGCCGCCATCGCACCGGCGCTGCACCTCACCTTCGTGAGCGTGCTGGCCGTCCCGCAGTACGCCCCGTTCTTCGTCGGCGGCGTCGTCATCCACCTCATCGGCCGCTTCGGCACCCGGCGTCCGGTGCTGTGGCTGCTGCTGGGCGCGTCCTGGCTCGGCGCGCAGAACGCACTGGTCGGCCTGGTGGCGCACTCGGAGCGGTCGGTGCGCGGCGACCTGTCCTGGGGGATATCGCTGGCAGTGGTCACCGCCTGCTACGCCCTGCTGCTGGCCGCGGCGCTTGGCCGGCTGGACTTCGCCAACTGGCGGGTGCTCTCGCTGGCCGGCGGCCTGACGTACCCGCTCTACCTGCTGCACGAGAACCTCGGCTGGGAGGTCATCCGCCACACCCACGGCCGGGTCGACGCCCGGGTCCTGGCCGTCACCCTCGTCGCGGCGATGCTGACCGCCGCGTGGCTGGTCCACCGCTTCGTCGAACGCCCGGCGACCCCGCGGCTCAAATCCTGGCTGGCGTAAGGATTTCCGCGGGGCGTGGGGCGGGGGGCTTGCGCGGCGGGCGGGGGGCCTGCGCGGGGCGTTCAGCCACGGGCGCTCGTCCGCCGCGCGTGCGGCCACGGGCCGTTCCGCCCCGCGCGTGCGGCCGCGGTTGGATAGGGCGGCATAGGCCGCGACCTGGTGGTCACGTGTGCGCGCCGGACCGCTGCGGGCCGCGCGGGGGCGCCCCGCCCGAGGCCCAAGCTGTCGCCCCGGCGCGCACGCCGGGTAATCTCCCGGACATGCCCCCGCACGTCGCCATCGTCACGGACTCCACGGCCTACCTCGGCCGTGACGCCCTGATCCGCCACCAGATCGCCATCGTGCCCCTCACCGTGGTGATCGGCGACGAGGCCCTGGAAGAGGGCACCGAAATCTCCGCTCCGGCCGTCGCCCGGGCACTCCAGCGCCGCCGTCCGGTCACCACCTCCCGGCCCGGCCCGCTCGAATTCACCGCCGCCTACGAGGCCGCCGCCGCCTCCGGGGCGGCGGAGATCGTCTCGCTCCACCTGTCCGCCGACTTCTCCGGCACCTACGACGCGGCGCTCGTCGCCGCGAAGGAAGCCCCCGTCCCGGTCCGGGTCGTGGACACCGGCATGGTCGCGATGGCCCTCGGCTTCACCGTGCTGGCAGCCGCCGAGGCCGCGGAGGCGGGCGGTACGGCCGACGAGGTCGTCGCCGCGGCGGAGAAGCGGGCCGCGGACACCTCCGCGTACTTCTACGTCGACACGCTCGACTACCTGCGCAGGGGCGGCCGGATCGGCGCCGCCCAGGCGCTGTTCGGCTCCGCCCTGGCGGTGAAGCCGCTGCTGCGGCTCTCCGACGGGCGGATCGAGCTGCTGGAGAAGGTCCGCACCGCCTCGAAGGCGATCACCCGCCTTGAGGAGATCGTGGTCGAGCAGGCAGGCACCCGCAGGGTGGCCCTCGCGGTCCACCATCTGGCCGCGGCGGACCGCGCCGCGACCCTCGCGGACCGGCTGCGCGAGCGGGTGCCGGGCCTGGACGACCTGGTGGTGAGCGAGGTCGGCGCGGTGATCGGCGCGCACGCCGGGCCGGGGCTGCTGGGCGTGGTGATCTCACCGCACTGAGCGGGGTTGTCCACAGCCGGTGAGTTATCCACAGGTTGCGGACCAAGATCATCGCGGGGCGGGGGAGCCGGTCCACGATGATCGGTATGAACCCGACGAACCCGCTGGGCCCGGCCGGCCCGATCACCGTTGTCCGCCCGCGCCGCCGGGCCGCCGCAGCGCAGGCCAGGTCCGCGCTCGCCCGTGAGCGCGCCTCCGCGATCTTCGGCACCCCGGACGACCCGTCCCCACCGCCCCCGTCCCCGCCGCCGGTCGCGCCACAAGTTCCGCCCCCGCCCCCGCCCCCGTCCCCGCCGCCGTCACCGCCCGAGCCGTCGAGCGGGCGGCTCGGCGGTCTGCGCACCTGGCTGCTGCTGCGCTGCGGCCTGGAATTCCGCACGGTGCTGGCACTTGCGGTCGTCCTGCTGGTGGGCGCGGGGCTCGCCGTCCAGCACTACGTCTCGGGCCGCCCGCACGCGGTCCGCGTCCCCGCCGCGCTGCCGCCCGCCGCAGTCCCGGCCCCCGTTGCGGCCACGAAGGCGCCGAGCCTGACGATCGACATCGCCGGCAAGGTCGCCCGCCCGGGTTTACGCCGGCTCCCCGCGGGCTCCCGGGTGGCCGACGCGCTGGTCGCGGCCGGCGGCCCCCTCCCGGGCACCGACACCACGGCCCTCAACTTGGCCCGCCCCCTCGCCGACGGCGAACAGCTCCTCGTCGGCCTGACCCCGCCCGCGGCATCCACCACGTCCACCACCGACGCGCCCCCGGGCACCCCCTTGAGCCTCAACTCGGCCACAGCCCCGCAACTCGACGCCCTCCCCGGCGTCGGCCCCGTCCTGGCCCAGCACATCCTCGACTTCCGCACCCAGCACGGCGGCTTCACGACCCTCCAACAACTCCGCCAGGTCCCCGGCATCGGCGACCACAAATTCACCACCCTCAAACCCCTGGTCCACCCATGACCCCCACCAGCCACCCCCGCCCCAAAAAACGCCCAGCGCCGCCCCGAAGGCCCACGAGGAACACCACACCCAGCCCCGACGCACCCCAAGCGTGGGAGCGGACGGTGCGCCCCGAAAGGGGCGCGGGGAACGGCGCGAGCAACCCCGACGGACCGCAAGTGTCACGACGGACGGTGGGCCCCGGAAGGGGTGCGGGGAACGGCGCGCCCAGCCCGGACGCACCCCAAGCGTGGGAGCGGACGGTGGGCCCCGGAAGGGGTGCGGGGAACGGCGCGAGCAACCCCGACGGACCGTCACCCGATGACGCAACCCGCGCCGAGCCGGGCCCGGCCTGCCAGGGCCAGGCCCCACCCGACGAACAACCGCGCGCCCGCTCGCCCGTGCACGCGGCGGCGGCGTCCCGGCTGGGGGCGTCGAATCCGCACCAGGACGGGCCGCCCGACTACCGGCTGGTGCCGCCGGCCCTGGCGGCATGGGCGGCCGCAGCCCTGACCCCGACCGTCGGCGCGACAGCCATCCTCGTGTCCGTCGCGATCGCGGCAGCCGTCACGCTGGCGGCAACAGCGCCGGCCCGCAGGGCATGGGCAAGGGCAAGGCCAGGGGCCAAGGGAAGGGCAAGGACAAGCCCCACCCCCCGGGCAGGAACCGCGCGGCTCACCGCCGCGACCGCAGCCACCCTCCTGGCCGTGGCGACAGCCACCACCGCCGCCGCGCTGGCGGACGCCGACCGCCACCGCGGCCCGGTTCCGCAACTGGCCGCCCACAGGGCACCCGCGGTCCCCATAGAACTGCGCATCACCGCGGACCCGTTCGCCACCCACCCGCCGGCCCCGGGCCTGACCGGCACCGTCGTGGTGACCGCGGACACCGTCCGGGTCGGGGCGACGAGGACCCGCGCCCCGGTCGTCCTGATGGCCACTCACGACCAGAAAAAATGGCTCCGGTTGCTGCCGTCGACCACCGTGGAGGTGCGGGCCCGCCTGAGCCCGCCGACCCGCAGGGGCGACACCGCCGCAGCGGTGCTGCACGCCACCGGCCCGCCCAGGATCGTGACCGGGCCCAGTGCACCGCAACGCGTCGCGGCCCGGCTGCGCGCCGGCTTGCGCACGGCGAGCGCGGGACTGCCGGCCGACGCCCGGGCGCTGCTGCCCGGACTGGTGATCGGCGACACCAGCAGGCTCCCGCCGGAGTTGAAGGACGCCTTCCGGGCGACGGATCTGGCGCACCTGACCGCGGTGTCGGGCGCGAACCTGACGATCGTCCTGCTGCTGCTGATCGGCCCGCCGGCCCGGGCGATCCGGGCGGAGCGCCGGGGCCTGGCCGCCGCCCTCGGCATCCCGCTGCGCCTGACGGCAGTGCTGGGCGTGGGCCTGACCGCGGCCTTCGTGCTGGTCAGCCGGCCGAGCCCGAGCGTGCTGCGGGCCGCGGCATGCGGGCTGATCACGTTGCTGGCGATCGGCACCGGGCGCCGCCGCTCGCTGCTGCCTGCCCTGTCCGGTGCCGTCCTGCTGCTGGTGCTCTACGACCCGGCCGTCGCACGGTCCTACGGCTTCGCGCTGTCCGTGCTGGCCACGGGGTCGCTGCTGACGCTGGCCCCGCGCTGGAGCGCGGCCCTTCGTTCCCGCGGTGTGCCGCCGCGGCTCGCCGAGGCGCTGGCCGCGGCGGGTGCGGCGCAGGCGGTGTGCGGTCCGTTGATCGTGGTGCTGTCGGCGCGGCTCAGCCTGGTCGCGGTGCCGTGCAATCTGCTGGCGGAGCCCGCGGTGGCGCCGGCGACGGTGCTGGGGTTCTGCGCGCTGGCGACGGCACCGTTCGCCCCGGCAGCCGCGGCGGCCCTGGCGTGGGCCGCGGGCTGGCCGACCCGGTGGATCGTGGTGGTCGCGCGGCACGGCGCGGCCCTGCCGGGGGCGGAGATCGGCTGGCCCGGCGGGTGGCCGGGCGCGGCGCTGCTCGCGGTGCTGACGGTGGCGCTGACCGTCGGCGGCAAGGCGCTGGTCGGCAGACCGTGGCCGGCGCTGGCAGGAGCGCTGCTCCTGCTCCTCTCGCTGGTGCGCCCGCTGCCGCTGCCGGGTCTCGTCACGGCATGGCCGCCGGACGACTGGCGGTTCGCGATGTGCGATGTCGGGCAAGGCGACGCGCTGGCCCTGGCGGCGGGGCCGGGCAGCGCCGTGGTGGTCGACACCGGGCCGGACCCGGCGCTGGCGGACCGCTGCCTGCGCGATCTGCGGGTCACCACGATCCCGTTGCTGATCCTGACCCACTTCCACGCCGACCACGCGGACGGCCTGCCCGGCGTGCTGCGGGGCCGCAGCGTCGGCGCGATCGAGACGACGGTGCTGGACGAGCCGGTGGCGCAGGCGGCCCGGGTGCGCCGGGAGGCAGCGGCCGCGGGTGTGCCGATGCTGCGGGCGAGCGCGGGGGAGCAGCGCCACACGGGCCCGCTGGCCTGGCAGGTGCTGTGGCCGCCGCCGTCCGCCGACGCCCTCCCCGACGACGACCCGAACGACGCGAGCGTGGCGCTGCTGGTCCGCACCGGCGGCCTGACGTTGCTGCTGGCGGGGGACCTGGGACCGGTGGCCCAGCAGGAGGTGCTTGACGCGGAGCCGGGCCTGTCGCGGGTCGACGTGCTGAAGGTCGCCCACCACGGCAGCGGCTACCAGGACCCGGCGCTCCTGGCCCGGACGCGGCCGCGCCTGGCGCTGATCTCGGTGGGCGCCCACAACCGTTACGGCCACCCGGCCGCGCGCACGGTCGCCGCGCTGCGGGCGCTGGGCGCGACGGTGCTGCGCACCGACACCGACGGGCCGATCGCGGTCGCCGGTAACGGGCCGGCCGGGCTGCGGACGGTATCGGCGGGCTCGCCATGAGCCGGGCTCGCGACCCTTCTCAAGGTCTGCTTATAAAGAAGTCCTTGTAAAGAACCCTTTAGAAAGCTAGCTTGATATACATGACAGAGAAGCCATGGGAACCACAGGTCCACCTCAGCGACCCGCGCGCCCTGCGCGCCTACGCCCATCCCACCCGCATGACCCTGGTCGGCCTGCTCCGCCTGGAGGGGCCCTTCACCGCGACCCGGGCCGCGGAGCTGACCGGCGAGTCCGTCGCCAGCTGCTCGTACCACCTGCGGATACTGGCCAAGTACGGCCTGGTCGAGGAGGCCGACCCGGGCGGTCCCGGCCGGGAGAAGCCGTGGCGGGCCACGGCCGCGACCACGGACTGGCCGAACTACTCGGAGGACCCCGCGGTCACCTCCGCAGCCGAGGCGCTGAACGCGGCGGTCGCCGAGAACCAGCTCCACCGCATGATGCGTGCGCTGGAGGTCCGCCACACCCTGCCCGCGGAATGGCAGCAGGCCGAGCGCTACACCGACGCGACGCTCTACCTCACCCCGGAGGAGCTGATCGCGCTCGGCGAGCGGCTGGAGGCTGTGGTGGGCGAGTTCATCGGCCGCAACTACAACCCGGAGCTGCGGCCGGAGGGCGCCCGCCGTATCGCCTACCTCAACGTCGCCTACGTCGCCCCGGGACCGGCCGCGGACCCCGGCCACGCGCCGGAGCAGCCGTGAGCGCCCCCACCGCGGTCCGCTCGCTCGGCTCCCGCGCCCCCGCCCTGCTGCAGGAACCGCAGTTCCGCCGCTACTGGACCGGGCAGACGGTCTCGCTGCTCGGCGACGAGGTCACCATCCTCGCCGTGCCGCTGGCGGCCGTGCTGGTGCTGCACGTCGGAGCCACCGGCATGGGCTGGCTGCGCTTCGCCGGGCTGCTGCCCGCGCTGCTGTTCTCGCTGCCCGGCGGAGCCTGGGCGGACCGGCGGGGGAGGCGCAGGCAGACCATGATCTTCGCGGATCTGGCCCGGGCGGTACTGATGGCGTCCCTGCCGGTCGCCTACGCGTTCGGGGCGCTCACCTTCGCCCAGCTGTGCGTCGTCGTGTTCGGGGTCGGCACGCTCGCGGTCGCCTTCGACGTCTGCAACGCCACGCTGTTCGTGTCGCTGGTCTCCCACGAGCAGTACGTCGCGGGCAACTCGCTGACCAGCGGCAGCCGGGCCTTCGCCTTCGTCGCCGGGCCCAGCGCGGGCGGTGTCCTGGTCCAGGTCCTCGCCGCGCCCCTCGCGCTGCTCGCCGACGCGGCGTCCTATCTGGTCTCGGCCTGGCAGTTGTCCCGAATAGCCCCCGTCGAACCACCCGCCGCCGAGCGCGGCAAGGGCCAGCTGACGGCCGGCCTGCGCTTCATCGCCCGTTCCCCGCTGCTGCGGGCGATGCTCGCCTGCGTCGCGACCATCAACCTCTTCAACTTCGCCTTCCACACCCTGCTGGTCCTCTACGCGGTCGACGAACTCGGCCTCAACGCGGGGACGCTGGGCGTGGTCATCGGCGCGGGCGCCGTCGGCAGCCTGCTCGGTGCGGCGGTCAGCGGCCGGGTCGTGCGGACGATCGGCGTCGGCCCGGCGTTCACGGTCGGCGCGGTCGCCTTCCCCGCCCCCCTCGTCCTCGTCCCGCTGGCCGGCGGTCCGACCCCGCTGATCCTGACGGCCTTCTTCGCGGCGGAGTTCCTCTCGGGCCTGGGTGTGATGCTGCTGGACATAGCCGCCGGCTCCCTGCAGGCCGCCGTCATCCCCAACGCGCTGCGTTCCCGGGTCTCCGGCGCATTCCGCACGGTCAACTACGGCGTCCGCCCCATCGGCGCCCTGGCCGGCGGCTTCCTCGGCTCGACCATCGGGCTGCGCCCGGCCCTGTGGACAGCCACCCTCGCCGCCACCCTCGGCGTCCTCTGGCTCCTCCCTTCCCCCGTCCCCCACACCCGCACCCTCCCCGCACCACTCCCGGACACCACCCCCTGAGAAGCACGACCCCCCGCCCCACGGCAAGCGGCCCCGCTGAGGGGCGCGAGGAACTGCGCGCGCAACCACGACGGCGCCGCGGTCGACGCACCACCCCGGGCGGCCCCGCTGAGGGGCGCGGGGAACTGCGTGCCCAGCCACGACGCACCCGCACCCGCACCCACCGCACCACCCACCCACCCCCACCACCCCACGACCGCGAGACCGCGCACCAACACCCGGCCCCAGGAGGGAGAACAGCCGTGTCGAGCAGCGACCAGCCCACACCGGCGCGGTGGCGCGTCCCGTTCGCCCCGAGGCGCGACCGCCCGGCGCCCGGGCCAACGCCAGCAACCGCACCCACGCCCAGGCCCGCGCATGCGAAATCGCTCGACCGCCCCGCCCCGGCCCGAGGGGCGACCGCCGGGGACGCCACCCGGCGCTTCAGGGTGGTGTGGGCCGCGGTCACCGTCTCCTCCCTCGGCGACGGCACCCGCTTCATCGCCTGCCGCTGCTGGCGAACCGCCTCACCGACGACCCCCGGCAGGTCGCCGCCGTCTCGCTGGCCGAGCAACTGCCGTGGCTGCTGCTCGGCCTGACGGCCGGCGCACTCGCCGACCGGCCGGACCGGCGCCGGATCCTGTGGGTGGTGGACGCGCTACGTGCGGCAGTGGTCGGGGTGCTGGCCGTGGCGGTGTACACCGGCACGGCCACGGTGCTGCTGCTCGCGGTCACCGGGTTCGTGCTCGGCTGCGGGCAGACGTTCTACAACGGCGCCTGGTCCGGCGTCGTCCCGGCGCTCGTGCCGCCGTCCGGGCTCGGCAGGGCCAACGCCCGCCTCCAGGCGAGCGCGCAGATCAGCGACACGCTGCTCGGCACCCCGCTGGGCGCGGTGCTGTTCGGGATCGGGGCGACGCTGCCCTTCGTGGTGGACGCGGGGTCGTTCGCGGTGGCAGCCGCCCTGGTGGCGCTGACGGCCGGCGACTTCCGGCCGAGGAAAGCGGGGTCGCCGCCGGGCTCGTTGCGCCACGACGTCGCCGAAGGCATCCGGTGGCTGTGGCGGCACCGCCGGCTGCGCCGCCTGTGCCTGGTGACGGGGGTCGCCAACGCCGTCGGCAGCGGCCTGGTCGCGATCCTGGTGCTCTACGCAGGCCGCCTGCTCGGCCTCGGCGTGCTCGGCTTCGCCCTGCTCCTGGCGGCGACCGCCGTCCCGACCGGCGCCGCGCCGGCGGACGCATGAGGAGCAGGGCGCGTGCGAAGCGGGGCTCGTGCGGAGCGAGGCGGCACGGGGCTACTCCAGCCACCCGTCGTGCGCCGCGGCGAGCGCGTCGAGGGCGGCGGGTTCCAGCCGGGCCGCGGGATCCTCGACGACGACCAGCCACTGCGCGTCCTCCGCGTCGTCCTCGCCGGCCAGCGCGTCACGCACCAGCCGGGGCTCTTCGGCGAGCGGGAAGCGCTCGGCCAGATCGGCGGCGACCTCCTCGGCGGCGTCGCGGTCGGGAAGCACCAGGACATGGCGTACGTCGGTCACCCGGACATTGTGCCGCGGGGGACCCGGGCTCCGGCACGGCTGTCACAGCCGCGTGGGATGCTGGGCCGCGATGGCAAGGAAAACCGCTCAAGACGATCCGCTCGCACCGCTCACGCTCGCCGTGGGGCAGGAGGATCTGCTGCTCGACCGCGCCGTGCGGGAAGTGGTGCTGGCCGCGCGGGCGGTGGACGCCGACACCGATGTGCGGGATCTGGCGCCGGAGGCGGTGCAGCCGGGGACGCTGGCGGAGCTGACCAGCCCGTCGCTGTTCGCCGAGCGCAAGGTCGTCGTGGTGCGCAATGCGCAGGATCTGTCCGCGGAGACGGTCAAGGACGTGAAGGCGTATCTGGCCGCGCCGGTGGAGGAGATCACCCTGGTGCTGCTGCATGCCGGCGGGGCCAAGGGCAAGGCGCTGCTGGACGCGGCACGCAAGGCGGGGGCGCGCGAGGTGGCGTGCCCGAAGATGACCAAGCCGGCCGACCGGCTGGCGTTCGTACGCGGCGAGTTCCGCACGCTCGGCCGGTCCGTGACGCCCGAGGCGGCGCAGGCACTCGTCGACGCCATCGGCAGCGACCTGCGGGAGCTGGCCAGCGCCTGCGCGCAGCTGGTCGCGGACACCGAGGGCACCGTCGACGTCGCGGTGGTCGCCCGCTACTACACCGGCCGCGCCGAGGCCACCGGCTTCGAGGTGGCCGATCTCGCGGTGACCGGGCGGACGGCCGAGGCGCTTGAGCGGCTGCGCTGGGCCCTGTCGGTGGGGCAGCCGCTGCCCGGCATCACCTTCGCGCTGGCCTCGGGGGTGCGCGCCATCGGCAAGCTGGCGTCGGCCCCGCGGGGCGCGAACCCGGGTCAGCTGGCCCGGGACCTCGGCATGCCGCCGTGGAAGATCGACCGGGTGCGGCAGCAGATCCGCGGCTGGAGCGCGGAGGGCGTCTCGGTGGCGCTGCGCGCGGTCGCGGAGGCCGACGCGGCCGTCAAGGGCGGCGCCGCGGATCCGGCGTATGCCCTGGAGAAGGCCGTGGTCACCATCGCCCGCGCCGCCCGCTCCCGCACCTGACCCCGCCGGGGCGGCCGCCGCCGGCCCGGGTGTCGCCCGCCCGGGCTACTTGAGCTTGGGCATCGTCGCCTTGGTGGCCGCCTTCACCCAGTCCGTGGCCCGCTCGACCGTGGGGATCTTGTCGTCGGTCTCGTCGAGCGAGGAGGCGTAGCCGTTCCAGGACAGCGTGAAGGTCATCCACCCGTCGCGCACGGCGAGCACCACCTGGCGGCTGCCGCTCTCTCCCTCGCCGGCGCTGATGACGGTGTCCTGGGTGACCAGATAGGCCTCGTCCCCGAAACCGTCCACCGCCGTGGTCGTGTACTTGTCGTCCGGGGCCGAGCCGTGGTCCTCGAAGCTCTTCCAGTGGTCGCCGAACTCCGGCCCGGGGTCGCTCTTGCGGTGCAGGTCCGCCTCGATGGACACGTAGGAGTAGGAGTAGCTGGTGTCGGAGGAGGAGCTGTCCTCCTTGTCCAGGCTCTCGCTGCAGTACATCTGCACCATGGAGGGGCGGTCGCTGGTGTACGAGGTCGGACTCTTGTCGGGCTTGGGGTACGTGGTCTTGAACGCGGTCAGGTCCGAGCTGTCGCACAGGTTCCTCTTGCTGGTGTAGCCGCGCAGGTCGGCCTTGCCCGAGTCCTTGCCGAGTACCAGCACCCCGCCGGCCCAGGCTGCGGACGCCACGACCGCGCCGACCACCGCCCACAGCACGGCCCGGCCCGCTCCGCCGCGCGGCCCGCCCGCGGGGGCGGCGCCTGGCTGCTGCGGGGGACCGTAGTACGGCGGCTGCGGCGCCCCGTAGGGGCCGGCAGGAGCGCCGGGCGAGGGCTGGGCGTAGGGGTTGTGCTGCGGTGGCACCGGGGCACCGTAACCGCCGGCCGGCGGCGGGCCCGGTATCGGTCCCGGCGGGCCCGGCGGGGGAACGGGCCCGGAGCCCTGCGGGGGGTTCTGGTACGGATTTGAGCCCGGCTGCTTCGGCGGCGGCATCGACATGCGGCGAGGATAGCGGCGGGGGGATCGGCACCGTCAGGGAAACGTACTGCCCGCCCGGGGAATCCCCGGACGGGCAGCAGAGGCGTATCGGTGTGCCGCAGGCACGTGGCGAACGTCCGCGTGCGGCACGGGTCTTGGGCGCTGCGGGTCCGGGCGGTAGAGGGGCCGCTGGTTCCGGTTGCCCGCCCTGCCGCGGACCCTGGTGCGCGGAGACCGCGCGGGGCCGTGCAAGTCGT from Streptomyces sp. NBC_01198 includes these protein-coding regions:
- the holA gene encoding DNA polymerase III subunit delta produces the protein MARKTAQDDPLAPLTLAVGQEDLLLDRAVREVVLAARAVDADTDVRDLAPEAVQPGTLAELTSPSLFAERKVVVVRNAQDLSAETVKDVKAYLAAPVEEITLVLLHAGGAKGKALLDAARKAGAREVACPKMTKPADRLAFVRGEFRTLGRSVTPEAAQALVDAIGSDLRELASACAQLVADTEGTVDVAVVARYYTGRAEATGFEVADLAVTGRTAEALERLRWALSVGQPLPGITFALASGVRAIGKLASAPRGANPGQLARDLGMPPWKIDRVRQQIRGWSAEGVSVALRAVAEADAAVKGGAADPAYALEKAVVTIARAARSRT
- a CDS encoding MFS transporter produces the protein MGRGHRLLPRRRHPLHRLPLLANRLTDDPRQVAAVSLAEQLPWLLLGLTAGALADRPDRRRILWVVDALRAAVVGVLAVAVYTGTATVLLLAVTGFVLGCGQTFYNGAWSGVVPALVPPSGLGRANARLQASAQISDTLLGTPLGAVLFGIGATLPFVVDAGSFAVAAALVALTAGDFRPRKAGSPPGSLRHDVAEGIRWLWRHRRLRRLCLVTGVANAVGSGLVAILVLYAGRLLGLGVLGFALLLAATAVPTGAAPADA